A region from the Wansuia hejianensis genome encodes:
- a CDS encoding enolase C-terminal domain-like protein produces MSTKIQRIRAICTAPEGINLVVVKVETNQPGLYGLGCATFAYRHLAVMTVIEEYLDPLLRGREVDRIEDLWQLMHQNGYWRNGPIANNAVSGVDMALWDIKGKMAGMPLYQLFGGKCREGIPVYRHADGRDLEELCENIRRFQEMGITHIRCQCGGYGGESYGLVPGTAPAGAQPGVYLDEQEYLHSTIGLFAGIREKLGYKIQLVHDVHERVSPMTAVRLAKGLEPYELFFLEDPVSIEQTNWLRRLREQTDIPIAIGELFNHPCEWKTLIAENLIDYIRVHISQIGGITPARKLQIFAEQFGVKTAWHGPGDMSPLAHAANIHIDLAAPNFGVQEWSGIEPPNYVIQDLKGPEGALLEVFPGLPEFRDGYVYANDLPGLGVDINEKEADKYPCDPSVTVWTQTRRRDGALQTP; encoded by the coding sequence ATGAGCACGAAGATTCAAAGAATCAGAGCAATCTGTACTGCGCCGGAAGGGATCAATCTGGTAGTGGTAAAGGTGGAGACAAACCAGCCAGGTTTATACGGCCTGGGCTGCGCCACATTTGCCTACAGGCATCTTGCGGTAATGACAGTAATTGAAGAATATCTGGACCCCCTGCTTCGGGGGCGTGAGGTTGACAGAATTGAGGATCTCTGGCAGCTGATGCATCAGAACGGTTACTGGAGGAACGGCCCGATTGCCAACAATGCTGTTTCCGGCGTGGATATGGCTCTGTGGGACATTAAGGGAAAGATGGCGGGCATGCCGCTCTACCAGCTGTTCGGGGGAAAATGCCGGGAAGGGATTCCTGTCTACCGCCACGCAGATGGAAGAGATCTGGAAGAGCTGTGCGAGAATATCAGGCGCTTTCAGGAAATGGGCATCACACACATCCGCTGCCAGTGCGGGGGCTACGGCGGCGAAAGCTACGGGTTGGTTCCGGGCACAGCGCCGGCAGGGGCACAGCCGGGAGTTTATCTGGATGAACAGGAATACCTGCACAGTACCATCGGACTGTTTGCGGGTATCCGCGAAAAGCTGGGATATAAAATACAGCTTGTGCACGATGTACATGAGAGAGTTTCTCCGATGACGGCTGTCAGGCTGGCAAAAGGACTGGAACCGTATGAATTGTTTTTCCTGGAAGATCCGGTTTCAATTGAACAGACAAACTGGCTGCGCAGGCTGAGGGAGCAGACAGATATCCCCATAGCTATCGGAGAACTGTTCAACCATCCCTGCGAGTGGAAGACGCTGATCGCGGAAAACCTGATCGATTATATAAGGGTGCATATCAGTCAGATCGGAGGTATCACTCCGGCCAGAAAGCTTCAGATTTTTGCGGAGCAGTTCGGAGTGAAGACCGCATGGCACGGGCCCGGCGACATGTCGCCTCTGGCTCACGCGGCCAATATCCATATTGATCTGGCTGCACCGAATTTCGGAGTGCAGGAATGGTCAGGAATTGAACCGCCCAATTATGTGATCCAGGATCTGAAAGGGCCGGAAGGCGCTTTGCTGGAAGTATTTCCGGGGCTTCCGGAATTCAGGGACGGCTATGTATATGCCAATGACCTTCCGGGCCTGGGGGTGGATATTAATGAAAAGGAAGCGGATAAATATCCCTGCGATCCCTCAGTAACCGTGTGGACCCAGACGAGAAGAAGAGACGGTGCCCTCCAGACACCCTGA
- a CDS encoding FadR/GntR family transcriptional regulator, with product MECRALSKIVHQNITQQVIAYMKSNIESGNWKVGEKIPSENELTGELGVSRSSIRQAVSHFAGIGVLESVHGKGTFLIDDEVEEQSNANKITAEDCRNAEKVLEFRRIVESEACYLATLNKSPELVKKLRKYLKIMVESREDIEKFVTADISFHRAICHASGNPLLEKSLNRIFQENKKSQMLTRKTFGYHDGIHYHEQILQAIERGDAEQARSCMYEHMQNGIDKVRK from the coding sequence GTGGAATGCAGAGCTTTGAGTAAAATAGTACATCAGAATATAACACAGCAAGTAATTGCATACATGAAGTCAAATATTGAGTCGGGGAACTGGAAGGTGGGAGAGAAGATACCTTCGGAAAATGAACTGACCGGAGAGCTGGGCGTCAGCCGTTCCAGCATCCGTCAGGCAGTCAGCCATTTCGCGGGAATTGGCGTGCTGGAAAGCGTTCACGGCAAAGGCACGTTCCTGATTGACGACGAGGTGGAGGAGCAGTCCAACGCGAATAAGATAACGGCTGAAGACTGCCGGAATGCGGAGAAGGTGTTGGAATTCCGCCGGATTGTGGAAAGTGAAGCCTGTTATCTGGCGACGCTGAACAAAAGTCCGGAGCTGGTGAAGAAGCTGAGGAAATATTTGAAAATTATGGTCGAAAGCCGCGAGGACATCGAGAAATTCGTGACCGCAGATATCAGCTTCCACAGAGCCATCTGCCATGCCTCAGGGAACCCGCTTCTGGAAAAGAGCCTGAACAGAATCTTTCAGGAGAATAAGAAAAGCCAGATGCTCACCCGTAAGACCTTCGGATATCACGATGGGATTCATTATCATGAACAGATTTTACAGGCCATCGAAAGGGGCGACGCGGAACAGGCGAGAAGCTGCATGTATGAACACATGCAGAATGGAATTGACAAAGTGCGTAAATAA
- a CDS encoding ABC transporter permease, translating to MTAKSFLKKNFSIFMTFIIALLLLVFISILRPGYANVNNLRVLSITASFLGLTAMGQMAAILTGGMDLSIPWMFTIAAFLTGNLTQGENGKLIFAIPVILLVGVLMGAFNGIGIAYVGIAPVIMTMASNIIFQGLLVGITGGTPGGTAPQALKDFANGSVGGISTMLLFWIAISVVFYIIIAKSPYGRKLYAIGHSDTVALFSGVNVKLMRASAYMVCGFFAALAGILFSGRVSQLYLGMGDPYQMQSVSAVAIGGVSLLGGSGSYIGTVAGVLVLVMLDGVLSALGFAQSVQKIIYGVVLMLAVLLSSRKQKVRR from the coding sequence ATGACGGCAAAATCTTTTCTGAAGAAGAACTTTTCAATCTTCATGACATTTATTATCGCACTGCTGTTGCTGGTATTTATATCAATTCTGCGGCCGGGATACGCCAATGTGAATAACCTTCGCGTGCTGTCCATAACGGCGTCCTTTCTGGGACTGACGGCTATGGGCCAGATGGCGGCGATACTCACGGGAGGGATGGATTTATCGATTCCCTGGATGTTTACAATCGCCGCGTTTTTGACCGGGAACCTGACTCAGGGGGAAAACGGGAAGCTGATCTTTGCAATTCCTGTGATCCTGCTGGTAGGCGTCCTGATGGGCGCGTTTAACGGAATCGGCATTGCTTATGTGGGCATTGCGCCGGTTATCATGACCATGGCGTCGAATATCATTTTCCAGGGGCTCCTGGTGGGCATAACCGGGGGAACGCCGGGCGGTACGGCCCCTCAGGCGCTGAAAGACTTTGCCAACGGTTCTGTCGGCGGGATTTCCACGATGCTGCTGTTCTGGATCGCCATATCGGTTGTATTTTATATCATCATTGCAAAATCACCGTATGGAAGAAAGCTGTACGCCATCGGGCACAGTGATACGGTGGCGCTGTTTTCCGGCGTCAATGTTAAGCTGATGCGCGCCAGCGCCTATATGGTCTGCGGTTTCTTTGCAGCCCTGGCAGGCATTCTTTTCTCAGGGCGGGTCAGCCAGCTCTATCTGGGCATGGGAGACCCTTATCAGATGCAGTCTGTATCTGCAGTGGCCATCGGCGGAGTCTCCCTGCTGGGAGGATCGGGAAGCTATATAGGAACGGTTGCCGGCGTGCTGGTTCTGGTCATGCTGGATGGCGTCCTTTCAGCTCTCGGCTTCGCCCAGAGCGTACAGAAGATCATTTATGGTGTTGTATTGATGCTGGCAGTTTTGCTGTCCAGCAGGAAGCAGAAAGTCAGGAGGTAA
- a CDS encoding DeoR/GlpR family DNA-binding transcription regulator, whose amino-acid sequence MNQSRSVIQDRQHKLLDYIRTNKTLSVTEASKLFNVSQLTIRRDFNFLEEKNLIIRFHGGATFNNSFSDHEIFLEEKKSLNEHIKDCIGKHVASIITEGSTVFLNSGTTTLAVLRHLNDKKVRVITNNALAPTSVWSDSIELILTGGECRNRSKSLVGGFATDVINKVYSNYCILGANGISDIGTTTSVYSETQVNEAMVNRCDGKVIIVADGSKVGKSHNFFSVPANKIDILVTDSTANADELKKTAEKGIEIITVRT is encoded by the coding sequence ATGAACCAATCAAGATCTGTTATTCAGGACCGCCAGCATAAGCTGCTGGATTACATCCGCACGAATAAGACGCTGAGTGTCACAGAAGCCAGCAAGCTGTTCAATGTGTCTCAGCTCACTATCCGCCGGGATTTTAACTTTCTGGAAGAGAAGAACCTGATCATCCGCTTCCATGGCGGCGCCACCTTCAATAATTCTTTTTCTGACCACGAGATTTTTCTCGAAGAGAAAAAGAGCCTGAACGAACACATAAAGGACTGTATCGGCAAGCATGTGGCTTCCATCATTACGGAAGGTTCCACCGTCTTTCTCAACTCCGGAACCACCACTCTGGCCGTGCTCAGGCATTTGAATGATAAAAAGGTGCGCGTGATCACCAATAACGCACTGGCTCCCACTTCCGTCTGGAGTGACAGCATCGAGCTGATCCTAACAGGCGGCGAATGCAGGAACCGCTCAAAATCCCTGGTCGGAGGCTTTGCCACAGACGTCATCAACAAAGTATACAGTAATTACTGCATTCTAGGCGCCAATGGAATCAGTGACATCGGCACCACCACTTCCGTATACTCCGAAACCCAGGTCAATGAAGCGATGGTGAACAGATGCGACGGGAAAGTCATCATTGTAGCCGACGGTTCCAAAGTTGGGAAATCCCATAATTTTTTCAGTGTTCCGGCTAATAAGATTGATATTCTGGTCACCGATTCCACAGCCAACGCTGATGAGCTGAAGAAAACCGCCGAAAAGGGAATCGAAATCATCACCGTCAGAACCTGA
- a CDS encoding alcohol dehydrogenase catalytic domain-containing protein produces MKEVVVVEPGKVEIREVPVPELANEDEVLIQMKAAGVCGSDHHIYHGSNPCSTYPRIPGHENAGIVAKAGKNVTNVKEGDHVIVDLLSSCGECYQCRIGRKNVCEHVKVRGSGADGGWREYFTAPAKEVYKIDDRVKWEDAALIEPYAIGAHCTARARIVEEDVVFILGTGTIGSIILQTCKAKGVKKVICCDIDDASLERAKAYGADGVINSRTEDVASRVHEMTDGHGVTVAFDSACFPGSLTLCMQPGILCNAGRMVPMGFCTAPEQITQAMINQRELDIIGSRMSAFQFEPTIQRMEKGELDTEGIATALIPFGEVQQVFKYMDHPAPESKKMVILF; encoded by the coding sequence ATGAAAGAAGTTGTTGTAGTAGAACCGGGAAAGGTTGAGATACGGGAGGTTCCGGTCCCGGAACTGGCCAATGAGGACGAGGTTCTGATTCAGATGAAAGCGGCGGGAGTGTGCGGATCTGATCACCATATCTATCATGGTTCCAATCCGTGCTCTACATACCCCAGAATCCCCGGCCATGAAAATGCCGGAATTGTGGCAAAGGCTGGAAAGAATGTCACAAATGTAAAAGAGGGCGACCATGTGATTGTGGATTTGCTTTCTTCCTGCGGGGAATGCTATCAGTGCAGGATTGGAAGAAAAAATGTATGCGAGCATGTGAAGGTGAGAGGCTCAGGAGCTGACGGCGGCTGGCGGGAATATTTTACCGCGCCGGCCAAAGAGGTCTATAAAATTGACGACCGGGTAAAATGGGAGGATGCGGCGCTGATAGAGCCGTATGCCATCGGGGCGCACTGTACCGCGCGCGCACGGATTGTGGAAGAGGACGTAGTTTTCATATTGGGGACGGGAACGATTGGTTCTATTATTTTACAGACCTGCAAGGCAAAGGGGGTGAAGAAGGTCATCTGCTGTGACATTGACGATGCTTCGCTGGAACGAGCGAAGGCATATGGAGCGGATGGGGTCATCAATTCCCGGACGGAGGACGTCGCGTCACGGGTACATGAGATGACAGACGGGCATGGCGTGACGGTTGCCTTTGATTCTGCCTGCTTCCCCGGTTCGCTGACTCTGTGCATGCAGCCGGGCATCCTGTGCAACGCAGGCCGGATGGTTCCCATGGGTTTCTGCACGGCTCCGGAGCAGATCACACAAGCGATGATTAATCAGAGAGAGCTGGATATCATAGGGAGCCGGATGTCTGCTTTTCAGTTTGAACCGACCATTCAGAGGATGGAAAAGGGGGAGCTGGATACAGAGGGGATCGCTACGGCATTGATTCCCTTCGGAGAGGTTCAGCAGGTATTCAAATATATGGATCATCCGGCTCCGGAATCTAAAAAGATGGTAATACTTTTTTGA
- a CDS encoding sugar ABC transporter ATP-binding protein produces MADLEMNQISKSFSGVPVLKNVSLHCNRGEVHALLGENGAGKSTLLKVLSGAHLPDSGEIRLFGEKVDIKSPMDAMKHGIGTVYQELSIIPDLTVGENIFIGRIPKNKFGSFDRKKLYKNTMDLFEEYGIHDINPNAKAKALSLSQKQIVEILKTLSKDPEIVILDEATSALTTNRVKWLLSVARKLANQGKIVLFISHRMSEIQDGCDNISILRNGENSGEVSVSEAQMDDVISRMLGRKMSGYFPDTESYAGKDKVLEVKDLRYLQILNGIDFDLYKGEVLGIGGLAGQGQAELLLSLYGVVKASGDIRLNGKKVHLRSPKESIRNGIALVPEERGIQGLILSESIRYNISLPVLGRISNPFWVSQQKEYAVVDKYMQDLQIKAENREMAAMNLSGGNQQKVVMAKILAMEPEIFLMHDITRGVDVGTKKEMFTMVRNFAKEGHPVIFFSTDVEELVKVCDRVLVMYDGKIGADLRGASLTKENIVGASIGNTVETAAEGTERREQG; encoded by the coding sequence ATGGCAGATTTAGAGATGAATCAGATTTCAAAATCTTTTTCAGGGGTGCCTGTATTAAAAAATGTCTCTCTCCATTGTAACCGGGGAGAGGTTCATGCTCTGTTAGGTGAAAACGGGGCTGGAAAGAGCACGCTGCTTAAGGTTTTGAGTGGAGCGCACCTTCCGGATTCGGGAGAAATCCGGTTGTTCGGAGAAAAGGTGGATATTAAAAGTCCGATGGACGCGATGAAGCACGGGATAGGGACTGTCTATCAGGAGCTATCCATTATCCCCGATCTGACGGTAGGAGAAAATATTTTTATCGGCCGGATCCCCAAGAATAAATTCGGGTCCTTTGACAGGAAAAAGCTTTATAAAAATACCATGGATCTGTTTGAGGAGTATGGCATACATGACATTAACCCAAACGCGAAGGCCAAAGCGCTGTCTCTGTCGCAGAAGCAGATTGTGGAAATCCTGAAGACTCTCTCCAAAGACCCGGAGATTGTCATATTGGATGAGGCGACATCCGCCCTCACGACAAACCGTGTGAAATGGCTGCTGTCTGTCGCGAGAAAACTGGCAAACCAGGGTAAGATCGTATTATTTATCTCACACAGGATGTCGGAGATACAGGATGGCTGTGACAACATTTCTATTTTGAGAAACGGTGAGAATTCGGGTGAAGTCAGCGTGAGCGAGGCGCAGATGGATGACGTCATCTCCAGAATGCTTGGACGTAAGATGTCCGGATATTTTCCTGATACTGAGAGCTATGCCGGGAAGGATAAGGTTCTGGAGGTGAAAGATCTCAGATATCTGCAGATCCTTAACGGCATTGATTTTGACCTTTATAAAGGCGAAGTCCTGGGGATCGGCGGGCTTGCGGGACAGGGGCAGGCAGAGCTTCTGCTGTCGCTGTACGGCGTCGTCAAGGCCAGCGGGGACATCCGCCTCAATGGTAAAAAGGTACATCTGAGATCTCCTAAGGAAAGCATCAGGAACGGCATCGCGCTGGTTCCGGAAGAACGGGGAATACAGGGACTGATCCTGTCCGAATCCATCCGTTATAATATTTCCCTGCCTGTCCTGGGCAGGATCAGCAATCCGTTCTGGGTTTCGCAGCAAAAGGAATATGCAGTTGTAGATAAATATATGCAGGATTTGCAGATTAAAGCGGAAAACCGTGAGATGGCGGCTATGAATCTGTCCGGAGGCAACCAGCAGAAGGTGGTAATGGCCAAGATCCTGGCTATGGAGCCGGAAATTTTCCTGATGCACGACATCACCAGAGGCGTTGACGTGGGTACAAAAAAAGAGATGTTCACTATGGTGCGGAATTTTGCCAAGGAAGGCCATCCGGTTATCTTTTTCTCCACGGATGTGGAGGAGCTGGTGAAGGTCTGCGACCGGGTGCTTGTCATGTATGACGGAAAAATAGGAGCGGATCTGAGAGGAGCGTCCCTGACAAAGGAGAACATTGTCGGGGCGTCTATCGGAAATACAGTTGAGACAGCGGCCGAAGGCACGGAAAGGAGGGAACAGGGATGA
- a CDS encoding MBL fold metallo-hydrolase, with protein MNFAHEFTFHETKKGSVSIAWMGQAGFLLKNSSQQVLALDVYLSDLAEKQDGNKRLMPALCRPEEIKTDVVLATHHHADHLDLDSLPVWLSGGARLYCCRESERICREAGLAKDQITAMTAGDRVTDSGYSIEAVFADHGDTAPEALGFLIETEGVKIYFTGDTGYQQTRMQYAARQQVDVLLLPINGEYGNMNERDAAMLASQVRAELTVPCHFWMFARHQGSPWDFTIAMKEAAPGCSYYVMAQGEIIDVRPKDNR; from the coding sequence ATGAATTTTGCACATGAGTTTACTTTTCATGAAACTAAAAAAGGATCTGTATCCATCGCCTGGATGGGGCAGGCTGGGTTTCTGCTGAAAAACAGCAGCCAGCAGGTTCTGGCTCTGGACGTATACCTGTCAGACCTGGCAGAGAAACAGGATGGGAATAAACGTCTGATGCCGGCTCTCTGCCGGCCGGAAGAGATCAAGACGGATGTGGTCCTGGCCACTCATCACCATGCCGACCATCTGGATCTGGACAGCCTTCCGGTATGGCTGTCCGGCGGAGCGAGACTGTACTGCTGCAGAGAATCAGAGAGGATCTGCAGGGAAGCAGGATTGGCAAAGGATCAGATCACTGCCATGACGGCGGGCGACCGGGTGACAGATTCCGGGTACAGCATAGAGGCGGTATTTGCAGATCATGGGGATACAGCGCCGGAGGCTCTGGGATTTTTAATTGAGACTGAGGGGGTGAAAATCTATTTTACAGGAGACACTGGTTATCAGCAGACGAGAATGCAATATGCAGCCAGACAGCAGGTTGACGTACTGCTGCTGCCGATCAACGGCGAATATGGAAATATGAACGAAAGGGATGCCGCTATGCTGGCATCCCAGGTTCGGGCAGAGCTTACGGTCCCCTGTCATTTCTGGATGTTCGCGAGACATCAGGGGAGCCCGTGGGATTTCACGATAGCCATGAAGGAGGCGGCGCCAGGATGCAGTTATTATGTAATGGCACAAGGGGAAATCATTGATGTGAGACCGAAGGACAATCGGTAA
- a CDS encoding substrate-binding domain-containing protein, translating to MKKGFLKKTVGIALSFMMVGGLLAGCGGSNGSSSASAGSSAGSSSSQAAGSASSSSSAASSSSEKSGEKYKIALSNSYMGNDWRQLMIKTTQVVAEKEPYADKVELDVVTCENTAEAQAASIDALVEQGYDAIILNAASPTALIPSIQRAQEAGIVIVTFDNVVEADGVYRVSTDLAGLSTAWAEWLAKMCGDGSNVIVDTGIAGSTSGNVMYEAAMKVFDEHKMNVVSEFASEYADGVGQEQIASVLAANDNVDGVYSLCYANTVYNAFTDAGRELVPTTSFNSNIGQATAFDNKMDVLIGQNTPGLGAEAMKVAVDVLDGKEVSQETFVTAGLFTNDTSVDFGYKTTAIEEGKTFFRDLPDAFDYPAVPADFDPQVSAEEVSNYKQ from the coding sequence ATGAAAAAAGGATTTTTGAAAAAAACAGTGGGTATTGCATTATCATTTATGATGGTTGGCGGTTTGCTTGCAGGCTGCGGAGGAAGTAACGGTTCAAGCTCTGCATCGGCAGGCAGCAGTGCAGGCAGTTCCAGCAGCCAGGCGGCGGGCAGCGCTTCATCTTCTTCCTCAGCAGCTTCCTCTTCCTCAGAAAAGAGCGGGGAGAAATATAAAATAGCGCTGAGCAATTCTTATATGGGTAATGACTGGAGGCAGCTCATGATCAAGACTACTCAGGTGGTTGCTGAGAAAGAGCCGTATGCAGATAAAGTAGAACTGGATGTGGTAACCTGTGAAAATACGGCTGAGGCGCAGGCGGCTTCCATCGATGCTCTGGTTGAGCAGGGCTACGACGCCATCATCCTGAACGCAGCTTCACCGACTGCTCTGATCCCTTCCATTCAGAGGGCGCAGGAGGCAGGAATTGTCATCGTAACCTTTGACAACGTAGTGGAGGCAGACGGCGTATACCGCGTTTCTACAGACCTGGCTGGCTTGAGTACAGCCTGGGCAGAATGGCTGGCCAAAATGTGCGGCGACGGCTCCAACGTAATTGTAGATACTGGAATTGCAGGTTCAACTTCAGGCAACGTTATGTATGAAGCGGCCATGAAGGTGTTTGATGAGCATAAAATGAATGTGGTTTCCGAGTTTGCCAGCGAATATGCAGACGGTGTGGGACAGGAACAGATCGCCAGCGTTCTGGCTGCAAATGACAATGTGGACGGAGTATATTCCCTTTGCTATGCGAACACTGTATATAATGCATTTACTGACGCCGGAAGAGAACTGGTTCCTACCACCAGCTTCAACAGCAATATTGGACAGGCCACGGCATTTGACAACAAGATGGATGTCCTGATCGGACAGAATACACCCGGACTGGGCGCAGAGGCCATGAAGGTTGCCGTAGACGTGCTGGACGGAAAAGAAGTTTCACAGGAAACGTTTGTAACTGCCGGATTGTTTACGAATGACACTTCCGTAGATTTCGGTTATAAAACCACTGCAATTGAAGAAGGCAAGACGTTCTTCAGAGACCTGCCGGATGCATTTGACTATCCTGCAGTGCCTGCAGACTTTGATCCTCAGGTAAGTGCTGAAGAAGTATCCAATTACAAACAGTAA
- a CDS encoding SDR family NAD(P)-dependent oxidoreductase, which translates to MSYDYREKFNVAGKCCIVTGGAQGLSRGMAEGLLENGCRVVLMDIQEDKLKEVVDEYRGMGYEAFGVSGNLADREDLTRMFEDAMKLLGGRLDVLIPAAGIQRRHLPEEFPVEEWDLVRKINLDHVFLMIQKALKIMLKQPEGGKIITIGSMVSWFGGTTVPAYTASKGAVTQLTKSIAVDCAGRNININALAPGYMDTEMCANMTQERKDETSKRIPAVRWGTPEDMKGPVLFLASAASDYLNGAVIPVDGGYLCK; encoded by the coding sequence ATGAGCTACGATTACAGGGAAAAATTTAATGTGGCGGGCAAATGCTGCATTGTCACCGGAGGGGCCCAGGGACTGTCCAGAGGGATGGCCGAGGGGTTGTTGGAAAACGGCTGCAGGGTTGTACTGATGGACATTCAAGAAGATAAACTGAAGGAGGTGGTTGATGAATACAGAGGAATGGGTTACGAGGCTTTCGGGGTTTCCGGAAACCTGGCGGACCGGGAAGATCTTACCAGGATGTTTGAGGATGCCATGAAGCTCTTGGGAGGAAGGCTGGACGTGCTGATTCCGGCGGCAGGAATCCAGAGGCGTCATCTGCCGGAGGAATTTCCGGTGGAAGAATGGGATCTTGTGAGAAAAATCAATCTGGACCATGTCTTTCTGATGATTCAGAAGGCATTGAAGATCATGCTGAAGCAGCCGGAGGGCGGCAAGATTATCACGATCGGTTCCATGGTTTCCTGGTTCGGAGGTACGACGGTTCCGGCGTACACAGCCAGTAAGGGAGCTGTTACACAGCTGACCAAAAGCATTGCGGTGGACTGTGCGGGAAGGAATATCAATATCAACGCGCTGGCGCCCGGTTATATGGATACAGAGATGTGCGCGAATATGACGCAGGAGCGCAAGGACGAGACGTCAAAGAGAATACCGGCGGTGCGCTGGGGCACGCCTGAGGATATGAAAGGACCGGTGCTGTTCCTGGCGTCAGCGGCTTCTGACTATCTGAATGGCGCTGTCATTCCGGTTGACGGAGGCTATCTCTGTAAATAA
- a CDS encoding ABC transporter permease, whose product MKKFIKENWIAMIPYVMFVIMIIVMGALNSNTLSIRYIANKSDAALSLILVAAGQTLVLLTGGFDLSVGGVICITNCLAASRMQNSVGSMLIWAVICLAVGVGIGALNGFVIEKTKMQPFIVTLATQYVCYGIALLIMKVDGGNVPAAYISTLLHRFGPLPLSMFIIAALALVWMFFKNTKKGFSIYAIGSNESAARLNGISIMKTKILAYGLSGAFAALAGLFRTAQVASGSPTAGADFVMISISAAVIGGTALSGGSGGMIGTIVGALVLRTIGDLLVFMKVSSYWSSLVQGVLLILAVAASAYGTMLKRRGGAAA is encoded by the coding sequence ATGAAAAAATTTATAAAAGAAAATTGGATTGCCATGATTCCCTATGTTATGTTTGTGATCATGATTATTGTGATGGGCGCGTTAAACTCAAATACCCTGAGTATCCGGTATATTGCCAATAAATCGGATGCGGCCCTGTCATTGATCCTGGTTGCGGCCGGGCAGACGCTTGTGTTGCTGACGGGAGGCTTTGATCTGTCTGTCGGCGGAGTGATCTGTATTACGAACTGCCTGGCTGCGTCCAGGATGCAGAACAGCGTGGGCAGCATGCTGATCTGGGCGGTGATCTGTCTGGCGGTTGGCGTCGGAATCGGCGCGCTGAATGGATTTGTGATTGAAAAGACGAAAATGCAGCCATTTATTGTTACACTGGCTACTCAATATGTCTGTTATGGAATCGCGCTATTAATCATGAAGGTGGACGGGGGAAATGTTCCGGCGGCATATATCAGTACGCTGCTGCACCGCTTCGGCCCGCTGCCGCTTTCCATGTTTATCATCGCAGCGCTGGCCCTGGTATGGATGTTCTTTAAGAACACGAAGAAGGGCTTTAGCATCTACGCCATTGGAAGCAACGAATCAGCCGCACGGCTGAACGGTATTTCCATTATGAAAACGAAAATTTTGGCTTACGGCCTGTCGGGAGCATTCGCCGCGCTGGCCGGGCTTTTCAGGACCGCCCAGGTGGCCAGCGGGTCACCAACCGCAGGCGCCGACTTTGTGATGATTTCCATATCGGCCGCGGTAATCGGCGGAACAGCGCTGAGCGGGGGCTCCGGCGGCATGATCGGTACCATTGTGGGTGCGCTGGTGCTGCGGACCATTGGAGATCTGCTGGTATTCATGAAAGTTTCATCTTACTGGTCGTCACTGGTTCAGGGAGTCTTGCTGATCCTTGCGGTCGCTGCCAGTGCGTACGGCACTATGCTTAAGAGAAGAGGAGGTGCGGCGGCATGA